From the Osmerus eperlanus chromosome 19, fOsmEpe2.1, whole genome shotgun sequence genome, one window contains:
- the hsd20b2 gene encoding hydroxysteroid (20-beta) dehydrogenase 2 — translation MTHVLDSVLLCGLVFIGGLYVLYYFVTWSWRCWRGFRAYVLSEIWHVNLKTYGQWAVVTGATSGIGRAYAHELSRRGLDIVLISRSEDKLHLVAKEIESQYGRQTRTIQTDFTEGSAIYPAIARQLQGLDIGILVNNVGMNYTGHFALFLEVPDCEQRITQVVNCNVLSVTQMTRLVLPRMVERGRGLIINLSSEAGARPQPLLALYSSTKTFVTYFSRCLNSEYQSRGVTVQCVAPFMVSTNMTHNIPVNFLVKTASDFAREALNTVGLSSFTSGCLSHALQNIALSVLLPDWLRLSSYCVSRLENIPDPMLTNERRAGKQD, via the exons ATGACTCATGTATTGGATTCTGTGCTTTTGTGCGGACTTGTTTTCATCGGCGGCCTCTATGTTCTATACTACTTTGTGACATGGTCGTGGAGATGCTGGCGAGGATTCAGAGCGTACGTGCTTtcagaaatttggcatgttaaTTTAAAAACCTACGGACAATGGGCAG TTGTCACAGGTGCCACCTCGGGGATCGGTAGAGCTTACGCACATGAA CTGTCCAGGAGAGGACTGGATATCGTCCTGATCAGTCGCTCCGAAGACAAGCTCCACCTTGTTGCCAAGGAAATTG agagtcAGTATGGAAGACAGACCAGAACCATCCAGACAGACTTCACAGAGGGCTCAGCCATCTACCCTGCCATTGCCCGGCAACTGCAGGGCCTGGACATAGGCATTCTGG TGAACAATGTAGGAATGAACTACACAGGACACTTTGCACTGTTCCTCGAGGTTCCTGACTGTGAACAG AGAATCACCCAGGTGGTAAACTGCAACGTCCTCTCTGTGACTCAG ATGACCAGACTGGTTCTTCCTCGCATGGTTGAAAG GGGGCGTGGTCTGATTATCAACTTGTCGTCGGAGGCAGGTGCACGACCTCAGCCTCTGCTGGCGCTCTACTCCTCTACCAAG ACGTTTGTGACGTATTTCTCCAGATGTCTGAATTCAGAATACCAGTCTCGAGGAGTCACTGTTCAG TGTGTGGCGCCCTTCATGGTGTCCACCAACATGACCCACAACATACCCGTCAATTTCCTGGTGAAGACGGCGTCTGATTTTGCCAGAGAGGCTCTGAACACTGTgggcctctcctccttcaccagcGGCTGTCTGTCCCATGCTCTGCAG AATATAGCCCTCTCTGTTTTACTTCCTGATTGGCTACGACTCTCTTCCTACTGCGTGAGCCGGCTGGAAAACATTCCGGATCCCATGCTGACcaatgagaggagagcagggaagcAGGACTAG
- the si:ch211-284e13.9 gene encoding E3 ubiquitin-protein ligase RNF144A, with translation MSQSSADLAASPQPPLTCPRCKNTGARKVSGQLAVCRSCSPFMRRVYQFCWACRREWTGQAGSGVCPRPDCALRAALLSSEVIRNQSSSVNGCPFFRACPGCTALLTHTGQGCPNIVCPQCKKSFCFRCLKERCYPIFIVRRQLGLFRLLNRMPEIPSLDECTIVDNSQTLQD, from the exons ATGAGTCAGTCCTCAGCAGATTTAGCTGCCTCTCCGCAG ccaccACTGACGTGCCCGCGCTGTAAGAACACAGGAGCTCGGAAGGTGAGCGGTCAGCTGGCCGTTTGCCGTAGCTGCTCGCCCTTTATGAGGCGTGTGTACCAGTTCTGCTGGGCCTGCAGGAGAGAGTGGACTGGCCAGGCGGGATCGGGGGTGTGCCCCCGCCCTGACTGCGCCCTCCGTgctgccctgctctcctccgAGGTAATCAGGAATCAAAGCAGCTCCGTCAACGGCTGCCCATTCTTCAGGGCCTGTCCTGGATGCAcggccctcctcacacacaccgggCAGGGCTGCCCCAACATCGTCTGCCCACAATGCAAAAAGAGTTTCTGCTTCCGCTGCCTGAAGGAGAGATGCTATCCCATTTTTATTGTGAGGAGGCAGTTGGGTCTGTTTCGTCTTTTAAATCGGATGCCTGAGATTCCATCACTTGATGAATGTACTATTGTTGACAATAGCCAGACACTCCAAGATTAG
- the slc12a9 gene encoding solute carrier family 12 member 9, translated as MSEHTPLISHGVCGLPVSSTFCGLGSETLGEAPAHSASPRKLNTFFGVMVPTILSMFSIVLFLRTGFVVGHAGLLQGLLMLVVAYTIISLTILSICAISTNGAVQGGGAYFMISRSLGPEFGGSIGLMFFLAKVCACGVYVLGLVEAILDVFGQDPALLETAGVRVLPQSYWFTVLYSSAILLLCLLVCLVGAHIYARTAFLILLLVTVTVVSILISPLIVSPQDFVIAHRGPGNQTHFYNVSYTGFNATTLRNNLNSGYTLDYSTNKVMSFASVFAVMFTSCTGIMAGANMSGELKNPSVSIPRGTIAAVLYTFIIYLLLFLLVSSTCDRALLVQDYGFFQRINVWRPFVTIGVYCASLSAAMSSLIGASRILHALALDQLFGLPLAPAAITSRSGNPWVAVVYTWGLAQCVVFAGQLNTIAGLVTVFYLLAYAAVDLACLALEWASAPNFRPTFQVFSWHSCLLGIVSCLVMMFVINPVYSSASVALLLLLLLFLHYRSPTSSWGYISQALIFHQVRKYLLMLDVRKDHVKFWRPQVLLMVANPRSSCQLINFVNQLKKGGLFVLGHVQLGDLDSLPSDPVQQQYNFWLSLVDKLGVKAFVDLTLSLSVRQGTQHLLRITGLGGMKPNTLVLGFYDNCTPEDYFLHDPAFCKSSLGPSAEGDNFGVDLPSLQAHFPPVRHMESPRWLSADEYVGIVSDAIKMNKNVCLGRYFFQLEGEGRESRTEGAERTIDVWPLDLLSPGHGALVDVGSLFLLQMACVLNMATRWRRARMRIFLCVEAESGDQGWVAKEETFRELLGMLRIRASIKIVPWDAVAQLCGRRPEPDDDPSKTAPVLSERFLSAVNRLLMDYSSQAAVRFLYLPRPPTLSSQSQQYLAQLDAMTQGLGPTLLIHGLTPVTCTDL; from the exons ATGTCCgaacacacacccctcatcTCACATGGGGTGTGTGGTCTTCCGGTCAGCTCCACTTTTTGTGGCCTGGGCTCCGAGACCCTGGGAGAGGCACCGGCTCACAGCGCCTCTCCCAGGAAGTTGAACACCTTCTTTGGAGTGATGGTTCCTACCATCCTCTCCATGTTCAGCATCGTACTCTTTCTACGAACGG GGTTTGTTGTTGGTCATGCAGGCCTGTTGCAGGGTCTGTTGATGCTGGTGGTGGCCTACACCAtcatctctctcaccatccTGTCCATCTGTGCCATCTCCACCAACGGGGCGGTGCAGGGAGGGGGCGCCTACT TCATGATAAGCCGATCATTGGGCCCTGAGTTTGGAGGCAGCATCGGCCTCATGTTCTTCCTGGCTAAGGTGTGTGCCTGTGGGGTATACGTGCTGGGGCTAGTCGAGGCCATCCTGGATGTATTTGGTCAAGACCCAG CGTTGTTGGAGACGGCGGGAGTGCGCGTCCTGCCTCAGAGTTACTGGTTCACGGTGCTTTACTCCTCCGCCATCCTGCTCCTCTGCCtgttggtgtgtctggtgggggcgCACATCTACGCCCGCACCGCCTTCCTCATCCTGCTGCTGGTGACCGTCACCGTGGTGTCCATCCTCATCAGCCCCCTGATCGTGTCGCCCCAAGACTTTGTCATCGCCCACCGCGGCCCCGGCAACCAGACCCACTTCTACAACGTCAGCTACACAGGCTTCAACGCCACCACGCTCAGAAACAACCTGAACT CTGGTTACACGCTGGACTACAGCACCAACAAGGTGATGTCGTTCGCCAGTGTGTTCGCTGTCATGTTCACCAGCTGCACCGGGATCATGGCAGGGGCTAACATGTCAG GCGAGCTGAAGAACCCCAGCGTGTCGATCCCCAGAGGCACCATCGCAGCTGTCCTTTACACCTTCAtcatctacctcctcctcttcctcctcgtcagcTCCACCTGTGACAG GGCCCTCCTGGTTCAGGACTACGGGTTCTTCCAGCGCATCAACGTTTGGCGCCCCTTCGTCACCATCGGGGTGTACTGTGCCTCCCTGTCAGCTGCCATGAGCTCTCTGATCGGAGCCTCCCGGATCCTGCACGCCCTGGCGCTGGACCAGCtgtttg GTTTGCCCCTGGCCCCGGCGGCCATTACGTCCCGCTCGGGGAACCCGTGGGTGGCGGTCGTGTACACCTGGGGCCTGGCTCAG tgtgtggtgtttgctgGGCAGCTCAACACCATCgcaggcctggtgactgtgttcTATCTGTTGGCCTACGCTGCTGTGGACCTGGCCTGCCTGGCGCTGGAGTGGGCCTCCGCACCCAACTTCAG gcccACGTTCCAGGTGTTCTCCTGGCACAGCTGTCTCCTGGGCATCGTCAGCTGCCTGGTGATGATGTTCGTCATCAACCCTGTGTACTCGTCTGCCAGcgtagctctgctgctgctgctgctgctgtttctgCACTACCGCTCTCCCACCAGTAGCTGGGGCTACATCAGCCAGGCGCTCATCTTCCACCag GTGCGTAAGTACCTCCTGATGCTGGACGTGAGGAAGGACCACGTGAAGTTCTGGAGGCCGCAGGTGCTGCTTATGGTGGCCAACCCTCGCTCCTCCTGCCAGCTCATCAACTTCGTCAACCAGCTGAAGAAGGGAGGGCTGTTTGTGTTGGgccacgttcagctgggagacctAG ACTCGCTGCCCTCTGACCCCGTGCAGCAGCAGTATAACTTCTGGCTGAGCCTGGTGGACAAGCTGGGGGTGAAGGCCTTCGTAGACCTAaccctgtccctgtctgtcAGGCAGGGCACTCAGCACCTGCTACGCATCACCGGACTGG GAGGCATGAAGCCCAACACCCTGGTCCTGGGCTTCTACGACAACTGCACCCCGGAGGACTACTTCCTGCACGACCCAGCGTTCTGCAAGTCCTCGCTGGGCCCCTCCGCCGAAGGCGACAACTTTGGCGtggacctcccctccctccaggcccacTTCCCCCCCGTGCGCCACATGGAGAGCCCTCGCTGGCTGAGCGCCGACGAGTACGTGGGCATCGTCTCCGACGCCATCAAGATGAACAAGAACGTGTGCCTGGGCCGCTACTTCTTCCAGCTGGAGGGCGAGGGGCGGGAGAGTCGCACGGAGGGGGCGGAGAGGACCATCGACGTGTGGCCCCTGGACCTGCTGAGCCCGGGCCACGGCGCCCTGGTGGACGTGGGCAGCCTGTTCCTGCTCCAGATGGCCTGTGTCCTCAACATGGCAACCAGGTGGCGCCGTGCCAGGATGAGGATCTTCCTGTGCGTGGAGGCCGAGTCCGGCGACCAGGGCTGGGTGGCGAAGGAGGAGACCTTCAGGGAGCTGCTGGGAATGCTGCGGATCCGAGCCTCCATCAAGATCGTCCCCTGGGACGCCGTGGCACAGCTGTGCGGCCGGCGACCCGAGCCCGACGACGACCCCTCCAAGACGGCCCCCGTTCTCTCGGAGCGTTTCCTGTCCGCCGTCAACCGCCTGCTGATGGACTACAGCTCCCAGGCTGCCGTGCGCTTCCTGTATCTGCCACGCCCACCCACGCTGTCCAGCCAATCGCAGCAGTACCTGGCTCAGCTGGACGCGATGACTCAGGGCTTAGGCCCCACCTTACTGATTCACGGGCTCACCCCGGTCACATGCACCGACCTCTGA
- the LOC134039774 gene encoding uncharacterized protein LOC134039774 produces MSLTIDANVSFLKYELASTIDQAVRCAVETVLKETSKVVGLKLAAAKTAAAESHRENQSLKERLEISESELKAVRYYMTAAEKNIKQCLLLDHNQSRSNAECLGSVESVSSPGSGNSRNLLRGAPRAQKSFRASSTRSQFSKSLPSVGLCLPTVQHEWPKSISGSSFRRMRLPVSVASTSNFSRSSKAPQFELETPSQKSGEDTESQFYITDDGIAEKEYKVSVHEGDNYGQKPLGVEEETKASGVPEEIHTFEFEMNPPAGHEKELDLIQVLDDEELKQGTVKIEDDSDTPALDPHNPEPQDQHPAQITVPIDDTEAEGGLMSFAPMPVVDPGYMGPVQLERETSDKVHRCNVCGRGFRRFYCLKTHQRIHTGERPYPCRYCEKRFRHLDSLHKHQRIHTGERPYRCAQCGCCFRELGQLKKHRLTHTPEPPAAHPSLSLLQPGPSYTWPHLNSQSMDST; encoded by the exons ATGAGTCTAACCATAGACGCAAACGTCTCTTTCCTTAAGTATGAACTTGCTTCAACAATCGACCAGGCTGTCAGGTGTGCAGTAGAAACCGTTTTGAAAGAAACATCAAAAGTTGTTGGACTCAAACTGGCCGCAGCCAAAACAGCCGCAGCCGAGTCTCATCGTGAGAATCAAAGTTTGAAAGAGAGACTAGAAATATCCGAGAGTGAATTGAAGGCTGTACGTTACTACATGACAGCAGCCGAGAAAAACATAAAACAGTGTTTACTTCTCGATCACAATCAGTCTCGATCAAATGCTGAATGTTTGGGTTCCGTTGAGTCCGTCTCATCCCCCGGCTCGGGGAATTCACGCAACCTGCTTAGAGGCGCACCACGAGCGCAAAAGTCGTTTCGGGCTTCATCCACGAGATCTCAATTTTCAAAGTCACTCCCGAGTGTAGGACTTTGTTTGCCAACCGTACAGCATGAATGGCCGAAGAGCATAAGCGGATCCAGCTTCCGACGAATGCGGTTACCTGTCTCGGTAGCTTCTACCTCGAACTTCTCACGGTCGTCGAAAGCCCCACAGTTTGAACTTGAAACCCCTTCCCAAAAGTCAGGCGAAGATACGGAAAGTCAGTTTTACATTACAGACGATGGGATCGCAGAAAAAG AGTACAAAGTCTCAGTACATGAAGGGGACAATTATGGGCAAAAACCACTGGGGGTTGAGGAAGAAACGAAAGCTTCTGGAGTCCCAGAGGAAATCCATACGTTTGAGTTTGAGATGAACCCCCCCGCCGGTCACGAGAAGGAGCTGGACCTCATCCAGGTCCTGGATGACGAGGAGCTCAAACAAGGAACAGTGAAGATCGAAGACGACTCTGACAcccctgccctggacccccacaaCCCAGAGCCCCAAGACCAACACCCAGCGCAGATCACCGTCCCCATCGACGACACCGAGGCGGAGGGCGGTCTGATGAGCTTCGCCCCCATGCCTGTGGTCGACCCTGGCTACATGGGCCCCgtgcagctggagagagagacctctgACAAGGTCCACCGCTGCAACGTATGCGGGCGCGGCTTCCGCCGGTTTTACTGCCTGAAGACGCACCAGCGCATCCACACGGGCGAGCGCCCGTACCCCTGCCGCTACTGCGAGAAGCGCTTCCGCCACCTGGACAGCTTGCACAAGCACCAGCGCATCCACACTGGGGAGAGGCCCTACCGCTGTGCCCAGTGTGGGTGCTGCTTCAGGGAGCTGGGCCAACTGAAGAAACACAGGCTGACCCACACCCCCGAGCCCCCCGCCGCCcacccctcgctctccctcctgcaGCCTGGACCCTCCTACACCTGGCCTCATCTCAACTCTCAGTCCATGGACTCCACTTGA